The following are encoded in a window of Geoalkalibacter ferrihydriticus DSM 17813 genomic DNA:
- the gspN gene encoding type II secretion system protein GspN, whose product MKLLFKRSKSPTKTASKSDLRRQFALHLGAFTLFIAAFVLTVLILFPDQILRARAEQLIFQQTGVRIDIGDLSLAPPLTLTLRNVAWQPELDNWPPVRIPVIRISPIWGSLFGANPAAGVTAGFPVGSMQGRMYKDGDLATTLNAIGLAPFLPTEFPYPIQGVLSGNVDASGDLSALRGQAGFQLQLDRAAVSGLEALGASEGRLSLGGITLRGELQGRNLRIEELRTADGDLLVEGRGTLLLAESPQASRITAQIEITPTMTLDPNLAELLLLTGVSPDRNGTYRLRLSGSLANPVLR is encoded by the coding sequence ATGAAATTATTATTCAAACGCAGCAAATCCCCGACAAAAACCGCCAGTAAATCTGACCTGCGGCGCCAATTTGCCTTGCACCTGGGCGCCTTCACTCTTTTTATCGCCGCCTTTGTCCTGACGGTTCTGATTTTGTTTCCCGACCAGATTCTGCGCGCGCGGGCCGAGCAGCTCATTTTTCAGCAAACCGGAGTGCGCATCGATATCGGCGACCTGAGCCTGGCTCCGCCCTTGACCCTGACCTTGCGCAATGTCGCCTGGCAACCCGAGTTGGACAACTGGCCGCCGGTGCGCATTCCTGTTATCCGCATCTCACCGATCTGGGGCTCTCTCTTCGGCGCCAATCCTGCAGCCGGCGTCACGGCTGGATTCCCCGTGGGATCCATGCAGGGACGGATGTACAAAGACGGCGATCTTGCCACGACTCTCAACGCAATCGGCTTGGCCCCCTTTCTTCCCACGGAATTTCCCTACCCCATCCAGGGCGTATTGAGTGGCAACGTGGATGCTTCGGGAGATCTTTCAGCACTAAGGGGGCAGGCGGGCTTTCAACTGCAACTCGACCGCGCGGCCGTGTCGGGGCTCGAAGCTCTGGGCGCCAGCGAGGGACGCCTTTCTCTCGGTGGCATTACCCTGCGCGGTGAATTGCAGGGCCGCAACCTGCGCATCGAGGAACTGCGTACGGCAGACGGCGATCTCCTTGTTGAAGGCCGCGGAACTCTTCTGTTGGCCGAATCTCCGCAGGCCAGCCGGATTACTGCTCAGATTGAAATTACGCCGACAATGACACTGGATCCAAATCTCGCCGAGCTCCTCCTGCTCACCGGTGTCAGCCCCGATCGAAACGGCACCTATCGCCTGCGCCTTTCCGGATCTTTGGCCAACCCGGTCTTACGCTGA
- a CDS encoding glucosaminidase domain-containing protein, which produces MAGLMVLVLLGCQDSGPPPPTNGGQPDVVVVAPDGHAELSRLFALNDYDLDNLDQGVPKLIVTSLPQDLDRVSQVNERKRIFFLTLLPMILMGNEEIQSERDLVEFLISGFDKGRLPTEEEAERLAEIQDKYRVAGDPFSDCEVRTRLLKRVDVLPPSLVLAQAANESGWGTSRFAQVANNLFGEWTFTPGTGIVPTDRPAGEIYEVRSFPTIYDSLRSYMLNLNTHRAYAPLREKRHQARLENRPLKGVDLAQGLQAYSIRGEEYVEEIAAMIRHNQLTRFSYLNLRGL; this is translated from the coding sequence TTGGCTGGGCTTATGGTGTTGGTCCTGTTGGGTTGCCAAGACAGCGGTCCCCCGCCTCCCACCAATGGCGGCCAGCCCGACGTGGTCGTGGTGGCGCCTGACGGCCATGCCGAACTCTCCCGACTTTTTGCCCTCAACGACTACGATCTGGACAACCTTGATCAGGGCGTACCTAAGCTGATCGTGACCTCGCTTCCCCAGGATCTCGACCGTGTTTCGCAGGTCAACGAAAGAAAGCGCATTTTCTTTCTCACTTTATTGCCCATGATCCTGATGGGCAATGAAGAAATCCAATCGGAGCGCGATCTGGTTGAATTTCTGATCAGTGGTTTCGATAAGGGACGACTGCCGACAGAGGAAGAGGCCGAGCGTCTCGCCGAGATTCAGGACAAGTACAGAGTCGCCGGCGATCCGTTCAGTGATTGTGAAGTAAGGACGAGATTGCTGAAGCGGGTGGATGTCCTTCCGCCGTCCCTGGTACTGGCGCAGGCGGCCAATGAATCAGGATGGGGCACCTCACGATTTGCGCAGGTCGCCAACAACCTCTTCGGCGAATGGACCTTCACTCCAGGCACGGGCATCGTGCCCACCGATCGGCCTGCGGGTGAAATTTATGAGGTTCGTAGCTTTCCGACGATTTATGATTCTCTCAGGTCCTACATGCTTAATCTCAACACCCACCGCGCTTACGCACCCTTGCGCGAAAAACGCCATCAGGCGCGTCTGGAAAACCGGCCACTGAAAGGGGTCGATCTGGCCCAGGGTCTTCAGGCCTACTCGATCCGCGGCGAAGAGTACGTCGAAGAAATCGCCGCCATGATTCGCCACAATCAACTCACACGTTTTTCGTACCTGAATCTGCGGGGGTTGTGA
- a CDS encoding MlaD family protein, protein MAISTEKKVGLFFLVALVALALLIEFVEEIRPFESQVEYVAYFSSLVGLNQGDPVRMAGVQVGKVRSIELEDHRIKVVLQVREGTSVKEDSVVRVRQTNLLGGQFLGIDFGSVDKPVLPSGSELPTEPTVNIDEMLTDLDRNLKIALGDFSAFLEDGREQLAASGDRLASILSKVDEGEGTLGMLVNDPRLFDDVQLVAENVAEITRRLEAGEGSLGRMLTDDELYVRTTAALTNIQDISERIRRGEGTLGQLLVNTEIHDRTADALGSIRDITGKINEGEGTLGRLVHDDQLYLETTETMTRINSIAAKIDDGQGTIGRLINEDDIYRDAKTTLNKVEKTVDGLSDAGPLSALGVVLGTLF, encoded by the coding sequence ATGGCCATATCAACGGAAAAGAAAGTCGGATTGTTTTTCCTCGTTGCGCTGGTGGCGCTTGCCTTGCTGATCGAGTTTGTTGAAGAGATCCGGCCCTTTGAAAGCCAGGTGGAGTATGTGGCCTATTTTAGTTCACTGGTCGGGCTCAACCAGGGCGACCCGGTGCGCATGGCCGGCGTACAGGTAGGAAAAGTCAGGTCCATCGAGTTGGAGGACCATCGCATCAAGGTTGTATTACAGGTGCGGGAGGGAACCTCCGTCAAGGAGGACAGCGTGGTGCGGGTGCGCCAGACCAATCTTCTGGGTGGGCAATTTCTCGGCATCGATTTCGGTTCCGTGGATAAGCCGGTGTTGCCGTCGGGTTCGGAATTGCCGACGGAGCCCACAGTCAATATCGATGAAATGCTGACCGATCTCGACCGCAATCTCAAGATCGCCCTAGGTGACTTCAGCGCATTTTTAGAGGATGGGCGCGAGCAGCTTGCCGCTTCCGGAGATCGACTGGCAAGCATTCTCTCCAAGGTCGACGAAGGCGAGGGCACCCTTGGCATGCTGGTGAATGATCCTCGCCTGTTTGATGATGTGCAGCTGGTTGCGGAAAATGTTGCCGAGATAACGCGACGCCTCGAAGCCGGCGAAGGCTCTTTAGGGCGTATGCTCACGGATGACGAACTTTACGTGAGAACCACCGCGGCCCTGACCAACATTCAGGATATCAGCGAGCGCATTCGCCGGGGCGAAGGAACTCTGGGGCAGCTTCTGGTCAATACCGAAATCCATGACCGCACCGCCGATGCTCTGGGCTCCATTCGCGACATCACCGGTAAAATCAATGAGGGCGAGGGCACCCTGGGGCGTCTGGTCCATGATGACCAGCTTTATCTTGAAACCACCGAGACCATGACCCGCATCAACAGCATCGCTGCAAAGATTGATGATGGGCAGGGTACCATCGGTCGCCTGATCAATGAAGACGATATCTACCGCGACGCCAAAACCACCCTCAACAAGGTCGAAAAGACCGTCGACGGTCTTAGTGATGCGGGTCCGCTAAGTGCTCTGGGAGTCGTGCTGGGGACGTTGTTCTAA
- a CDS encoding acetoin utilization protein AcuC, protein MKDTRAFIYSSRFGDYTYGEAHPFKLLRYRLTFELINELGLLSNPATRVLEAAQAEEADLARFHRRDYLAVLREFSAAETPRANFLFGLGDLENPVFPGVYDWARLVCGGTLDAARLVADGGCRIAFHMAGGWHHAQASRASGFSYLNDAVIAIHALLERGLRVAYVDLDAHHGDGVQEAFYDNDQVLTISLHETGDDFFPHTGYVDELGCGCGYGYSVNVPLSRHCDDRLFLRAFNHIVPPLLSKFAPDVLLTQMGVDGLRTDPLTRLELTTAAYESCARWFRDSHLPWVVLGGGGYHKINVARTWTLLWGIIQGVELPDFLPKVFCGTISALGFPDYRLRDLPHQAQSDDFSRAEQALDANLEYLDRHLFPLHGIGP, encoded by the coding sequence ATGAAGGATACGCGGGCTTTTATCTATTCAAGCCGTTTTGGCGATTACACCTACGGTGAAGCGCATCCGTTCAAACTTCTGCGCTATCGGCTGACCTTCGAGTTGATCAACGAGCTTGGTCTTTTGAGCAATCCGGCCACGCGCGTGCTGGAGGCAGCCCAGGCCGAAGAGGCAGATCTTGCGCGCTTTCATCGCCGGGATTATCTCGCCGTTCTGCGTGAATTCAGTGCCGCCGAAACGCCCCGCGCGAATTTTCTTTTCGGGCTGGGAGATTTGGAAAATCCTGTATTCCCCGGGGTCTATGATTGGGCGCGCCTGGTGTGCGGCGGAACTCTTGATGCGGCCCGTCTGGTTGCCGATGGCGGTTGCCGGATTGCATTTCACATGGCCGGGGGCTGGCATCATGCACAGGCTTCTCGGGCCTCGGGATTCAGTTACCTCAACGATGCCGTAATCGCCATCCACGCTCTGCTCGAAAGGGGATTGCGGGTCGCCTATGTGGATCTTGACGCTCACCATGGCGATGGAGTTCAGGAGGCTTTCTACGACAACGACCAGGTGCTCACCATCTCGTTGCACGAAACCGGCGACGACTTTTTTCCCCACACCGGCTATGTCGATGAACTCGGCTGCGGGTGCGGTTATGGGTACAGCGTCAATGTCCCCTTGTCCCGGCATTGCGATGATCGTCTTTTTCTGCGCGCCTTCAACCACATCGTTCCACCGCTCCTCTCAAAATTCGCTCCCGATGTTCTCCTTACCCAGATGGGCGTTGATGGTTTGCGTACCGACCCTCTGACGCGTCTGGAACTTACTACTGCCGCTTATGAATCCTGCGCCCGCTGGTTTCGAGATAGCCATTTGCCCTGGGTTGTGCTGGGTGGCGGTGGTTACCACAAGATTAATGTTGCTCGCACCTGGACCCTGCTTTGGGGTATTATTCAGGGGGTGGAACTGCCGGATTTTTTGCCGAAGGTTTTTTGCGGGACAATTTCCGCTCTGGGTTTTCCTGATTATCGATTGCGCGATTTGCCCCATCAGGCTCAATCCGATGATTTCAGTCGTGCAGAGCAGGCTTTGGATGCAAACCTGGAGTATCTTGACCGGCACCTGTTTCCCCTCCACGGAATCGGGCCATGA
- the gspL gene encoding type II secretion system protein GspL produces MAKKFIGIDIEKGTLRAVTAEMTKTGPVLTAATLRPLAADESDLSQALSEILGDLAFGDRVATCLPAVGSFFRTLEFPFSDPKKIAAALPLELAGQVPNGEDLEFDFLAARPQDGQFSIAAAAVKKSAAAAMAEKFQEAGHPLHLLDLAPFAWVAGLRKHVDKGVLATLNQKEVVLARIEDGQVADYRSLPRRANLDTQKIASLMMREYLALAHAGKHPPLPLILIGSGVTNELRQTLSDAGLSVQVPSLKLAGEPLEPAFLPAAALALRTALPERERNLNFLKGELAPKSEWSGFRRRLIGASVLLGLCLVLLGAGAYTNYAHKMSRADALREEMSNIFRETFPQATVIVDVPAQMRSSLVQLQDRARLLGLGSDRSALSILREISARSPADVTLDVRELSFIGEQLRLDGTTTSFEAINRLSRSLETSPLFRDAQITDAKMGLEGTRVDFRLNLRITPEEFIR; encoded by the coding sequence ATGGCTAAAAAATTTATCGGTATCGACATTGAGAAAGGCACGCTGCGTGCCGTCACGGCTGAAATGACCAAAACGGGACCGGTCCTTACGGCGGCAACCCTGCGCCCTCTTGCCGCTGACGAAAGCGACCTTTCCCAGGCCTTGTCAGAAATTCTCGGAGACCTGGCTTTCGGAGATCGGGTGGCGACCTGTCTGCCCGCCGTGGGCAGCTTCTTCCGCACCCTGGAGTTTCCGTTTTCCGACCCCAAAAAGATCGCAGCGGCTCTACCGCTGGAATTGGCCGGCCAGGTTCCCAATGGCGAAGATTTGGAATTTGATTTTCTCGCGGCTCGCCCGCAGGACGGCCAGTTCAGCATTGCCGCGGCCGCGGTCAAAAAATCCGCCGCAGCCGCCATGGCCGAAAAATTTCAAGAAGCCGGACACCCTCTGCACCTGCTGGACCTGGCGCCCTTTGCCTGGGTCGCCGGTCTGCGCAAGCATGTGGATAAGGGGGTGCTGGCCACCCTCAACCAGAAAGAGGTGGTTCTCGCCCGGATCGAAGACGGTCAGGTGGCCGACTATCGCAGCCTGCCGCGCAGGGCAAATCTCGATACGCAGAAAATCGCGTCCCTTATGATGCGTGAATATCTGGCCCTTGCCCATGCCGGAAAGCACCCCCCCCTGCCCCTGATTCTGATCGGCTCGGGCGTGACCAACGAACTGCGGCAAACTCTGAGCGACGCCGGGCTCAGCGTGCAAGTTCCTTCACTCAAGCTCGCCGGAGAACCACTGGAGCCGGCCTTTCTCCCGGCGGCGGCCCTGGCGTTGCGCACCGCGCTGCCGGAACGCGAGAGAAACCTCAATTTCCTCAAAGGCGAGTTGGCGCCGAAGAGCGAATGGAGCGGTTTTCGCCGCCGTCTGATTGGTGCCTCCGTGCTGCTCGGGCTGTGCCTGGTGTTGCTCGGCGCCGGCGCCTATACCAACTATGCGCACAAAATGTCGCGCGCCGATGCTCTGCGCGAGGAGATGTCAAACATCTTTCGTGAAACCTTCCCCCAGGCTACGGTCATCGTCGATGTTCCGGCGCAGATGCGCAGCAGCCTGGTTCAGTTGCAGGATCGTGCGCGCCTGCTCGGGCTGGGTAGCGACCGTTCGGCCCTGAGCATCCTGCGTGAGATTTCGGCGCGCTCACCGGCGGATGTCACCCTGGACGTGCGTGAACTCTCGTTCATCGGGGAGCAGTTGCGCCTCGACGGCACGACCACCTCCTTTGAGGCCATCAATCGGCTGTCGCGCAGCCTTGAAACATCGCCTCTTTTTCGGGATGCGCAGATCACCGATGCCAAAATGGGCCTGGAAGGCACCCGTGTCGACTTTCGCCTGAATCTGAGGATTACGCCGGAGGAATTCATACGATGA
- the gspM gene encoding type II secretion system protein GspM, whose translation MIGNLSPREKIFLACGAAAILLLILWLGVVSPYREAVAAAETRIASRERQLEEVRMLQREYRRLQQELTVAERHLVTGARGFSLFSFVEDVTNRTGVRENLVSMRPQSPQTQGEFREESVEIRLERIRLDQFVRLLHAMDSADIHLNTKNLRIRTRFDDRSQLDATFIVSYLQKPA comes from the coding sequence ATGATCGGCAACCTGTCCCCAAGAGAAAAAATTTTTCTCGCATGCGGCGCCGCCGCAATCCTGCTGTTGATTCTGTGGCTGGGCGTGGTTTCGCCCTATCGCGAAGCCGTTGCAGCCGCCGAAACGCGCATTGCCAGCCGTGAGCGGCAGCTTGAGGAAGTGCGTATGCTGCAACGTGAATATCGGCGCCTGCAGCAGGAGCTGACGGTTGCGGAACGGCACCTGGTGACGGGCGCTCGGGGATTTTCCCTGTTTTCTTTTGTTGAAGATGTCACCAATCGCACCGGAGTTCGGGAAAACCTGGTCTCCATGCGTCCCCAGAGCCCCCAGACCCAGGGTGAGTTTCGCGAAGAGTCCGTGGAGATTCGCCTGGAACGCATTCGCCTCGACCAGTTCGTGCGGCTCTTGCATGCCATGGACTCCGCCGATATCCATCTCAACACCAAGAACCTGCGGATCAGAACCCGCTTTGATGATCGCTCACAACTGGACGCCACCTTTATCGTCTCTTACCTGCAGAAGCCGGCATGA
- a CDS encoding ABC transporter ATP-binding protein, which translates to MWDKLVHGFPGSVFEEEHRGECVPEYSEPRGVDIRVENLNKSFGDLHVLKDICLDIKAGETFSIIGPSGTGKSVLLKHIVKLVKPDSGRIFIDGHDIFAEKPKDAAREYRYSMVFQTSALFNSLTVGENVGLWLREKRICNEGRIRRVIREKLRLVGLEGKEDMMTSELSGGMKKRVAIARSLAMNPDLILYDEPTAELDPVTSDELARVVMNLKEDISLTSVIVSHDLNFAFHLSDRVAMIHDGRIIEVGTPAELKASENPNVKKFIYTTTKGITGS; encoded by the coding sequence ATGTGGGATAAGCTGGTGCATGGGTTTCCCGGCTCGGTATTTGAAGAGGAACATCGCGGCGAATGTGTTCCCGAATACTCCGAACCGCGTGGCGTTGATATTCGCGTCGAGAATCTCAACAAATCTTTCGGCGATCTGCATGTGCTCAAAGACATCTGCCTGGATATCAAGGCAGGTGAAACGTTTTCCATCATCGGTCCGTCGGGAACCGGAAAAAGCGTATTGCTCAAGCACATCGTCAAGCTGGTCAAGCCCGACAGTGGCCGTATTTTCATTGATGGGCATGACATTTTCGCGGAGAAACCCAAGGACGCGGCGCGCGAATATCGCTACTCCATGGTTTTTCAGACCTCGGCGTTGTTCAACTCGCTCACCGTTGGTGAAAATGTCGGCTTGTGGCTGCGTGAAAAGCGCATCTGCAACGAGGGGCGCATTCGCCGTGTTATTCGCGAGAAACTACGGCTGGTGGGACTTGAGGGCAAAGAGGACATGATGACTTCGGAACTCTCGGGAGGCATGAAAAAACGTGTAGCTATTGCTCGCTCCCTGGCCATGAACCCCGATCTGATTCTTTATGACGAGCCGACAGCCGAACTCGATCCCGTCACCTCGGATGAGCTGGCTCGTGTGGTCATGAACCTCAAAGAAGACATCAGCCTGACCAGCGTCATCGTCAGCCACGATCTCAATTTTGCGTTTCATCTATCCGACCGGGTGGCCATGATTCACGATGGCCGCATCATTGAAGTCGGCACCCCTGCCGAACTCAAAGCCAGCGAGAATCCAAATGTGAAAAAATTTATTTACACAACGACCAAAGGAATTACGGGGAGCTGA
- the gspK gene encoding type II secretion system minor pseudopilin GspK, with protein MKKSLLRQEKGMVLLMVLVVVALLSALLTEFAFSTLVDLRLVETYRDSTRSYYLARGGVRAGQMILQEDQNHYDARNELWGQGVANFPVGDEGVITIDIEDLDGRLAINALVRGNNPEPVQRERLTRLFEHFDFDHPADMVAALIDWLDTDSETYDQDGALGAESNYYQSLNPPYMARNGPLVSLDELALVRGFTPEIVDRLRPHVTIYGNLRVNLNTASPEVIATLYFDEDRRIFFEEAEAIAEARDLSPFETLEDFQREFPGLWELFPTSAELTYSITFRSDFYRIRSQAWVNDGTRTVTAVVGKRNNQIHSLRVD; from the coding sequence ATGAAGAAATCACTCCTGCGCCAAGAAAAGGGCATGGTCCTGCTGATGGTGCTGGTGGTTGTGGCCCTGCTGTCGGCTCTGCTGACGGAGTTCGCCTTTTCGACCCTGGTGGATCTGCGCCTGGTCGAAACCTATCGCGACAGCACACGCTCCTATTATCTGGCGCGCGGCGGCGTTCGTGCAGGGCAGATGATTTTGCAGGAAGACCAGAATCATTACGATGCCCGCAATGAACTCTGGGGGCAGGGAGTCGCTAATTTTCCGGTAGGTGACGAGGGTGTCATCACCATCGACATTGAGGATCTCGACGGCCGACTGGCGATCAACGCCCTGGTGCGCGGCAACAATCCCGAGCCCGTGCAGAGAGAGCGCCTGACGCGTCTGTTCGAGCATTTCGACTTCGACCATCCGGCGGACATGGTGGCGGCCCTCATCGACTGGCTCGACACGGACAGCGAGACCTATGATCAGGATGGCGCGCTAGGGGCTGAGAGCAACTATTATCAGAGCCTCAATCCGCCCTACATGGCCCGCAACGGTCCCCTGGTCAGTCTTGACGAGCTGGCCCTGGTCAGGGGCTTTACTCCGGAGATCGTCGACCGGCTGCGCCCCCACGTCACGATTTACGGCAACTTGCGGGTCAACCTCAACACGGCCAGCCCGGAGGTCATTGCAACCCTGTATTTCGATGAGGATCGCCGCATCTTTTTCGAAGAAGCCGAGGCCATTGCGGAAGCCCGTGATCTTTCACCCTTTGAGACTCTCGAGGATTTCCAACGTGAGTTTCCCGGTCTGTGGGAATTATTTCCCACCAGTGCCGAACTGACGTACAGCATTACGTTCAGAAGCGACTTTTACCGCATCCGCTCGCAGGCATGGGTCAATGATGGAACCCGTACCGTGACCGCCGTGGTCGGCAAGCGGAACAATCAAATCCACTCACTGCGCGTTGACTGA
- a CDS encoding MlaE family ABC transporter permease — MGRFLEFIGGKILSIAQTTGEMLRLLVQTFYYFKEAPRNLPAIFRQMSDIGIDTLPIATLMAFFVGMVLALQTGTQLATFGTQNVIGAIVGLSMVKELGPVMTSILVAGRVGSSMAAEIGAMKVYEEIDALKTLEINPVRYLAMPRMIACLLAVPALTVFSIIVGIFGGGFISAFTPRINVPFNVYFDNLVLALDYSEIFKGLLKATVFGGIIAHVGCYVGFQTTGGARGIGHSTTRAVVMSFLLIMIANYYLTRLTL; from the coding sequence ATCGGACGATTTCTTGAATTCATCGGCGGGAAAATTCTTTCCATCGCCCAGACCACCGGGGAGATGTTAAGGCTTCTGGTGCAGACCTTTTATTATTTCAAGGAAGCGCCGCGTAACCTGCCTGCCATTTTTCGCCAGATGAGCGATATCGGCATCGATACCCTGCCCATCGCGACGCTTATGGCCTTCTTTGTCGGCATGGTTCTCGCCCTGCAGACGGGCACTCAGCTTGCGACTTTCGGGACTCAGAACGTTATCGGTGCCATCGTCGGGCTCTCCATGGTCAAGGAATTGGGGCCGGTCATGACCAGCATCCTGGTGGCCGGTCGCGTCGGATCGTCCATGGCCGCTGAAATTGGGGCGATGAAGGTTTACGAAGAGATCGACGCTCTCAAGACTCTGGAAATCAATCCGGTGCGCTATCTGGCCATGCCGCGCATGATTGCCTGTTTGCTTGCGGTGCCCGCATTGACGGTGTTTTCCATCATCGTTGGGATTTTCGGCGGAGGTTTCATCAGTGCCTTTACCCCGCGCATCAACGTGCCCTTCAATGTTTATTTCGACAATCTGGTTCTGGCCCTGGACTACAGTGAGATTTTCAAAGGGCTCCTTAAGGCCACGGTCTTTGGTGGCATCATCGCCCATGTCGGCTGCTATGTCGGCTTCCAGACCACGGGTGGGGCGCGGGGCATCGGGCATTCTACGACACGGGCAGTGGTCATGAGCTTTTTGCTGATCATGATCGCCAACTATTACCTGACGCGACTCACATTGTAG
- a CDS encoding tetratricopeptide repeat protein gives MNNHMSASESLSPQYYRLWTPPSGTTVAVGSERTPMALPQIPLPLHRQGEDLSPPDDDAIGQGVFDYLREFPDCPHNQAYAELLRDAYPHYIAEIGSQIAMLDAREVDPPYIRRKITLLRILLLLDPNNAGLSMQLGMAYYHVGMMFSELRTCRFDLLTALAYLQKALSLSARNPSIYNYLGQIDFYLGDYPGAVRHWRGIHDQLPDGPAKQELARRIADIDRGEVPDHPLAENFEKIGEALAAFREGFIDAARREMETLAADEQFLAIYQAPEFYHFLGLCRERCEDSQGAIAAFAEALGIDEDFAPAREAFERVHAQS, from the coding sequence ATGAATAATCACATGTCTGCCAGCGAATCCCTTTCCCCACAGTATTATCGCCTCTGGACGCCTCCGTCGGGAACCACGGTCGCCGTGGGTTCCGAACGCACGCCCATGGCTTTGCCGCAAATTCCACTGCCCTTGCACAGGCAGGGCGAGGACCTTTCCCCGCCGGATGACGATGCTATCGGTCAGGGCGTTTTCGACTACCTGCGCGAGTTTCCCGATTGTCCGCACAATCAGGCTTATGCCGAATTGTTGCGTGACGCCTATCCTCACTACATTGCGGAAATCGGCAGCCAGATCGCCATGCTTGATGCCCGGGAGGTCGATCCGCCCTACATCAGACGCAAAATCACCCTGCTTCGCATACTGCTGCTTCTTGATCCGAACAACGCCGGATTGTCCATGCAGTTAGGCATGGCCTATTATCATGTAGGTATGATGTTTTCCGAACTGCGCACCTGCCGTTTCGATCTGCTCACGGCGCTGGCTTACCTGCAAAAAGCCTTGAGCCTTTCGGCGCGCAATCCATCGATATATAATTATCTTGGGCAAATCGATTTTTACTTAGGCGATTATCCCGGTGCGGTCCGTCATTGGCGCGGCATTCACGACCAACTGCCCGATGGGCCCGCCAAGCAGGAGTTGGCTCGCCGCATTGCCGACATCGACCGCGGCGAGGTTCCCGATCACCCGCTGGCCGAGAACTTTGAAAAAATCGGCGAGGCGTTGGCGGCTTTCCGTGAAGGCTTCATCGATGCCGCGCGGCGGGAGATGGAAACTCTTGCCGCTGACGAGCAATTTCTGGCGATATATCAGGCGCCGGAATTCTACCACTTCCTGGGACTGTGCCGAGAGCGTTGTGAGGATTCTCAGGGAGCTATTGCCGCCTTTGCTGAAGCTTTGGGCATTGATGAAGATTTTGCGCCGGCCCGAGAGGCTTTTGAACGTGTGCATGCGCAGAGCTAA